The genomic interval TGGCGCGCTGGCGCTGAGGCGCGGCGAAGCCGATGCGCTGATCTGCGGCCTCGAAGGCCGCTACGAAAAGCACCTGCGCGACGTCCGCCAGATCATCGGCAAGCGCAAGAATGTCCGCGATTTCTCGGCCCTCAGCTTGATGATCTCGCAGCGCGGCGCCACCTTCTTCACCGACACTTACGTGACCTTCAACCCGAGCGCAGAAGAGGTCGCCGAGGCGACGGTGATGGCGGCCGAGGAAATTCGCCGCTTCGGCATCACGCCGCGCGCCGCCCTCGTCTCGCATTCCAATTTCGGCTCGCGCGAATCCGAAAGTGCGACCAAGATGCGCAACGCCCTGCAACTCATTCGTGAAACCGCGCCCGATCTTGAAGTCGACGGCGAAATGCACGGCGAAAGCGCCATCACCGAAGCGCTGCGCAAGCGGGTCATGCCGGATACGACGCTGCATGACGAGGCGAACTTGCTCGTCTTCCCGAACCTCGACGCCGCCAACATTACCTTCGGCGTGGTGAAGTCGATGACAGACGGACTGCATGTCGGCCCGATCCTGCTCGGCGCCGCCCTGCCCGCTCACATTCTTGCTCCCTCGGTCACTTCCCGCGGCGTCGTCAACATGGCCGCACTCGCCGTCGTCGAGGCATCGCAGCCGGCATAAGCCGGCGTTGCGACCAGGAGATTCACGGATAACCAGCACTCGCCGAGATATTTCGCAAGTGCTGGCATCCTGCCGCGTTTTACCTCGGCGTTACGTCAAAGCCGAACCACTTCTGCGATAGCTTGACGATCGTGCCGTCCGCCTTGGCTGCTGCGATCGCGTCGTTGAACATGGCTTTCAGTTTTATATCCTCCTTACGCAAACCAACCGAGCTGCCTCGCCCGAGCATGCCGCCCTGGAAACGAGGGCCTGTGACGATCAAGTCCTCGTTGCCCGGCTTTGCCGCCGCTGTCGAGAGATATGCCATCGACGCCATGACGAGGTCGACGCGACCGGCCTTCAGATCGAGATCGTGCTGTTCCGTCGTCTTGTACTCACGGATATCGACGACGCCCTTCAAATATTTGTCGAGGAAGGTCGCGGCGATCGATGCAGTCTGCACGCCGATTGTCTTGCCCTTGAGCAACGGCTCGAGCTGCTTCAGCGCAGCGACAGCGCCGGCCTCGTCCGTTGCGAGCGAAAACACCTCTCCCTTCAAAGGCAGAGTGGCAAGCGGGGAGTCTTTCAATGTCGCAAAGGTCTGCCCGGTCGTGCCGTAGGAATCACTGAAGGCAATGACCTCCTCGCGCTTGGCGGTTGCAGACATCCCCGAAATGATTGCGTCGAACTTTCCAGCGTTGAGAGCCGGGATCATGCCGTCAAAAGGCTGGATCACGGTCGTGCATTCGACCTTCATATGAGCGCAGAAATACTTGATCAGCTCGATTTCGTAACCGTCAAGGCTACCGTCTGCCTTGGTGAAGTTCCACGGCCGAAACGCTCCCTCGGTTGCAATCGTCACATGGGTCCAGTTCTTCTCCTCGGCGCGTGCCACCGTCGAAACGGCTAAGGTTGCGACCATAGTGATCGCGGCCATCATTGCGGTCAGGTATTTCATACGTGAGTTCCCCTTCTTGATTGAGCTTGATGAACTATTGATTGATGAACTGGCGGAAGCGCTCCGACTTCGAATTCGAGAAGACATCCTGAGGTTTGCCCTCTTCCTCGACCACGCCCTTGTGTAAAAAGACGACGCGGCTGGAGACGTCGCGCGCAAATCCCATCTCGTGTGTGACGACCAGCATGGTGCGCCCTTCCTCTGCCAAGGCGCGCATGACGCGCAGAACCTCTCCCACAAGCTCCGGATCGAGCGCTGATGTCGGCTCATCGAAGAGCATCACCTTTGGATGCATCGCGAGCGCGCGGGCAATGGCGGCGCGCTGCTGTTGGCCGCCGGAAAGATGAGCGGGATAGAAATCGCGTTTATCGGCGATGCCGACTTTGGCCAGCAACGCTTCAGCTTCCTCTATGCATTCGGCGCGTGAACGGCGCTGAACATGGATCGGTGCCTCGATAAGGTTTTCGAGGACCGTCTTGTGAGACCAGAGATTGAAACTCTGGAACACCATTCCGAGCTGAGAGCGGACACGATCGACCTGCTTTCGATCCGTGGGGCGGTGCGCGCCGCCGGCGTTGCGCTGCATCGAGATCGTTTCGCCGGCGACAGTCACTTCACCGGAATCCGGCGTTTCCAGCAGATTGATGCAACGCAGAAACGTCGATTTCCCCGAGCCCGACGAGCCGACAATGGAAACGACATCGCCTTCCAGGGCATCAAGCGAGATGCCCCTGATGACCTGGAGAGGTCCGAAGCTCTTGTGCATGTCGCGCACGCTGAGTGCGATTGGTGTGGCCGTCATCGATGCTCTCCTGCAGGGGTCGCCATAGTGCTGCTCTCTCGGCTGCCGGGAACGGGAGCGCGCAAATGCGGGCTAAGCCTGTATTCGGCGAATTGAATGAGACGCGTCAGCAAAAAATTGAGGGCGAGGTAGATGGCCCCGGAGACGACGAAGACCTCGATTGCCCGGTAGGTCTCGGAGATGATTTTGGCGGCGACTCCGGTTACCTCCATCAGCGTAATGATCGAGGCAAGTGACGTCGCCTTGACCATTGATATCATCTCGTTACCGTATGCGGGCAATGCCTGACGGATTGCCAGCGGCAGAACGATCCGGCGAAACATCAGGAAGCGATGCATGCCGCAGGCGCGGGCAGCCTCAATTTGGCCGTGCGGTACCGAGAGCAGGCCGCCGCGAATGATCTCGCTGGCGTAGGCGGCGGTATTCAAGGTCAGCGCCAGCACCGCGCACCAGTAAGGATCGCGGAGAAACGGCCAGAAGACGCTGTGCCGTACGGCTGGAAACTGGCCGAGACCGTAATAGATGAGAAATATCTGCACCAACAGCGGCGTGCCGCGGAAGATGAAGACATAGAGCCGCGCGAACCAATCGAGCGCGGCAACGCCGGAGAGGCGGGCAAGCGCCAGCAACAGCGCCAGAATGGCCCCAAGGCAGATCGATGTCACGGCAAGCTCGATCGTTAGCGGAATTGCGGCGACCAGGCTCACAAATGTTTCGTTGAGAAACTGCCAATCCATCATCCCCTCCTCCCCAGGCCGCGCGACAGGCGCCGCTCCGCCTGCTGGAGAACGAGGCTCGAAACTGTCGAGATCATCAGGTAGATCGCGCCGGCCATCAGGTAGAAATCGAATGGCAGCCCGGTCGATCCAGCGCCGACCTGGGCCTGGCGCAGGAGTTCGGCAACACCGGTGATCGATACCAGTGCCGACTCCTTCAGGACGACCTGCCAGACATTGCCGAGACCGGGAAGCGCGTGACGTAGGGTCAGCGGCGCAACGATCCGCCGCAGGCGAAGCCAGCGCGGCATGCCGCAGGCAATAGCCGCCTCGATCTCACCCGGATGGACCGCCTTGAAGCCACCTCGCAGCACTTCCGTGAACTGAGCGCCGGATGTGACGCCAACGGCGAGGGAGCCGGCCAGAAAGCCCGGAAAGCCGAGGAAACCTTCGGCGCCGAAAAGCCGGCCGACCGCCGTAACCACGGCGCTGCCGCCGAAATAGAAGAGATAGATAACCAGCAGATCGGGAATGCCCCGCAGCACCGTCGTATAAGCATCGGCCGCCGCGCGAGCAAAGCCGTTGCCAGCAATCTTAGCCCATGCCCCAAGCGTCCCGATACAGGCGCCGACGGCATAGCCGGCGATTGCAACAAGGATGGTCATCCACGCTCCGGCCAGAAGAGCATGGCCCCAGCCGTCCGCGCCGAAGCCGGCAAGCTCAAAAAAACCAGGCTGGCTCATGATGCTGCTCCGGAAGAGCATGTTTTTGCAGCAACTGACATTGTCATAGCCTCTGCTGAGCGTGATGCGCCGAAAAGGCGCTTAGGGAGCGTCAAAGGTCGGTGTCAGGTCGATCTTGCTCCATTTTTCCGAGAGCTGCCTAATCGTGCCATCCTTGGCGGCTTGCCTGATTGCGTCATCAAATTTGGCCTTCAGATCGGTCTCGCCCTTGCGCATGCCGAGTGCGACTTCGGTAGCCAACATCGCGCCCTTCACCAGCGGGCCGGACATCATCAGATCGTCATTGCCGGGCTTGCCGAGCACGGAGGTTTCATAAACGCCGCTATCGAAACCGGCATCGATGCGCCCGGCCTTCAGATCGAGGTCGCGCTCGCCGGAATTCTTATAGGCGCGCACTGTTACGTCGGATCCGAAATAGGCGTTGATCAACTGCTCCTGGCTGGTCGACTGGACGACGCCGACCGTCTTGCCTTTGAGGGCTTCGCCGATTGCGGCCATCACCGGATCGGCCTTGGACTTGTCGTTCAAATTCAGCCGTTCGCCGGTCATCGGCAGAGGGGACACCGGCCCGTCCTTCAGAAGCAGGAAGCTCGCGACCCCGCTCGCGTAGGGTACGGTGAAATCGACCACCTGCTTCCGCTTCTCGTTGATGCCGAGAGTCATCACCAGATCGATTTTTCCCGCATTGACGCTGGGGATCATCGCATTCCATTCGCCTGCGATGAGCTCGCAGTCGACTTTGGCGCGTTTGCAGAGGTCGCTGATGAGATCGACGTCGAAGCCGGCCAGCTTGCCGCTCGAATCCATGAGGTTCCAGGGCGGAAAAGCCCCTTCGATCCCGACCTTGACGTGTGTCCAGTCCTTGGCGCCGGCAGTGATTGAAGTCAGGAAGGCAATGGCGCCGAACAAAACGGCAGGCAGATTTCTATTCTTCATTTCTGTTCCCCTTTTCGGCGGCCAAATCGCCGCTTGTTAGCTCTGCTATGGCTGCGAGTCCTCCAGGGCCGCATGCAAAGCCGCGTTGGCTTCCCTCAGCCCATGGACCAGGCGATTTCTCGTCTGGCGAGCATGAACGGCGTAGAAAGGCATGTCTGGCGATCCGACGGGCTGAGCGGCCAGCGCCCGTAGCCCCTCAAGTGACGGCCAGGCCGGGTGCGGGAGGGCGGAATCATGATGAAAGCGTTCGCCGCTCGTATAATTCAGCGGCACGAGATGGCGGCCGGCGCGCATCAGCAATGCGTTGACGCGCGCCGTCTTTGCGGAAGACAGGTCCTTCATTTCCAATACCGCCTTCGCGCTGCTGCCCAACTCGTCAACTGCGTTTGCGAGGGCCGAAATGTCGATGCGACCGGAAAGCTCAGCCTGCAGTCGCGCAAGCTGTTGGCTGAGAGCCTGTGCGTAGACGGAATAGTCAAGTGGCAGGACCGGCGAGGTCAGCAGGCGCCAAAGTGTTTCCAGCACGATTCGCGTATCCCGGCTCAGATTGTCGGGATCGATGTGCTCTGCCGTGTCGTGCGGCGTGTGCCACCACCAACCGAGCGCCGTCAGCCTTGTGACGGGGCCCGGCGGCTGATGGCTGAGGCTGCCGAACATCGAGGGGATGCCGACACCCCAGAATGAATGATCCGCGGCTCTGCCATGCCGCCTGCCCGCATGCCTTTGTCCGGTGACGTCGTCGATCACCTCAAGAGCCAGCGGCTTCAACTCGTCGCTGACACCGGAATTGGTGAGGACGGTTGCGCCCTCGCCGCCCGTGGAGTCGACGTTGACATGCACGGCGCAGCGGCGATCGAGCTCGTCGAAAAATTCATCCGCATACCAGGCCGAGCCGGAATAGCGACCGTGCGAATGGCCTGACCAGAAGCAGATGCGCAGGCCGCGTCGCCAATCACCCGCATGAAGGGCAAGCAAGCGTGCTGCCTCCAGCATCGTCGCGTTCGCGCCGCCATTGTCCATGACGCCGAAATGCCAGGTGTCATGATGGCCCGAAAACAGTACGAACGGTTTGTCCTCGCCTGCCGGCTGAAGCTCTGCGACAAGCAGCGGCGTCCTGCGCCATCCGGTGTCGACCTCGGCCGTGAGCGTCGCACGGACCTTCTTGCCGAGCGCGAGTCTGTCGCGCAGGCGCACTCCATCTTCCCGCGCGATGGTGCAGATCACAGTTTTCGGCAGATGGCTGCGCGTGTGTTGCGAAGGGCTGCCCCAGACCGGCGAGACGCACATTTCGTAGAGATGTTCATTCGGGCTGACATGGATTTCGCCGAGGGCGCCGGCCGCGCTTGCCAACGCGGCGACTTCCTCCGTCGCAATCCCGTCGACCAGGAGGATCTTGCCGGCCACGTCCTTGCCGACGAGATCGGCTTCCTTGCCGTCGCCGACATATTCAAGGTCGCCGCTGATGCCCGCTGCGGCCGTCGAAACCGACATCGAATGGGTAATGCAACGGAGACTTTCGCCTTCGACCTCGACTTTCGCCGCGCCGGGCAGGCTGATGAAAGCATCATGCGACAGCAGCTGCGTCCCGTAACCGTAGCTCTCCATCTGCGCCTGAAGATAATGAAAGCTCTCGAGCTCCTCCCGCGTTCCAGACAATTTCACCCGACGGGCAAACTCGCGGATATGCGCCATCAGGCGTTCACGGTCGGGCTGCAAGTGCGGGTTAGGCATCAGCCTTCTCCGGCAATGGCGGCTTAACGTCGTCCGGGATCGGATTGACGAAAGGCGTACGCTCCAGACGCGCCCTGTGATCGGCCTTGGCAGCTTCGACCAATGCGGGGTTACCGATGAGATCGGCGGCCGTGCTCGCCATCACCTTGGCGGCGTGTTCGGTTCCCTTGTGGGCAGCCGGCAGCTTCCCTTGCGCAACCAGCTGCCAGGAATGTCCGGGCGTGCCGACAGCATAGGTAGCCCCTCGCATCTGCACGGTCGGAACCACCCAGCTGACGGTCCCGACATCGGTGGAGCCGACCAAGGTTCCGTCACCGGCATTCAACGGAAAAATCTCCTCGCAGAGCGGCTCATCCTCCTTCGGTTTCAACGCGAAACGACCATAGGACGCAGCGATATCCTCTGAATTGAAGGTCAGCTGGAACTTGCGGGCCGTTTCTCGGTCGGCATCATCGAACACGGGCGGGCCAAGCCGCTGCAGATGGGCGAACATGCACTCTTCGAGTGGTGTATTGCCAACGAGGTTGGCATCGCCGCTGACGATTTCGCTACGGACGGTCGTCTCGGTCATCAGCGCAGCACCTTCGGCAACTTTCTTGACGCGGGCAACCAGAGACAGGAGTTCCGGCAGGGTCCTTGCGCGGACGAGATAGCGTACCGTCGCGCGTGCCTGCACGACGTTAGGCGCCCCACCACCCGCGTCGGTGATGGCATAGTGGATGCGCGCGGTGGAAGGCATGTGTTCGCGCATGTAATTGACGCCTACATTCATCAGTTCCACTGCATCGAGAGCGCTGCGGCCGAGATGCGGCGTGGCGGAGGCATGCGACGCCCGCCCCGAAAAATGGAAGTTGATCTCATTGCATGCGAGCGAGATGGGGTTGTTGACCCCGGCAAAGGCTGCCGGATGCCAGGAGATCGCGATATCTACGTCGTCGAAAACGCCGGCGCGCACCATGAAACCCTTCGAAGAGCCGCCTTCCTCCGCGGGGCAGCCATAGTAGCGCACCCTTCCCTTCAAGCCGCTTTCGGCAAGGAAATCCTTGACCGCAGCGGCAGCGAGCATGGATCCGGCGCCCAGCATATTATGGCCGCAGCCGTGACCATTGCCGCCGTCGACCAAGGGGCGCTGCTCGGCAATACCGGCCTCCTGGCTCAATCCCGGCAGCGCATCGAACTCGCCAAGGATTGCGATGACCGGGCCACCCTCGCCCGCCTCTCCCATGACCGCCGTCGGCAACCCGGCAATGCCGCGCTCGACACGAAAGCCTTCCCTTTCCAGCATGCGGGCGTGCTCTTCGGCCGATTGATGTTCGAGGTAATTCGTCTCCGGAATATCCCAGATGCGGTCGCTTAACTCGAAGAACGCCGCGCGCTTTCTCTCGACGATTTCCCAAACCGCATCGGAATTTTGCATGGATTTACAACTCGTCTCATATAATGGTAATCAAATTGGCGCCAATTTTATGCACCAATTAATTCGGGCACGCAAGCCATGAGCTGGAATATTTTTCGACGTTGTCAATCGGTGTCGTTGTTGGCCGGGGGAGAGCTATGATAGTCATCGCCGAAATTAGGCTGGGGAGGATTGCATGAATTCGCTGGAAAGCGGAGCGACGGCGCAAGCACAAGAGCCGCAAACCTCCGATGTGACCGAACTCATTCTCCAGGATATCCTCGCCGGCCGTCTCCCGCCCGGAACCTGGTTGAAGCAGATCGATCTCGAAAGGCGGTATAACTGTACGCGACCCGAGGTCCGCAGGGCTCTCGACAGATTGGTGCAGAAGCGACTGGTAGAGCATATCCCCAATCGAGGTTACCACGTCCATGAGCAAGACGGGCGCCGCGCCCAGGAGGTCAGCGACATTCGCGTCATCCTCGAAGTCGCCGTCAGCGACCGCATCGTCGCGAATGCGAGCGAGGCGGATATTGCAAACTTACGGGTTCTGGCTTCACGCTTCGACGACCTGGTGCTGAACGGCACTATGCTCGAACTTTACGAAGCCAACCTCGCCTTCCATCGCCATCTGCTCGCTCTCGCCGGCAACCAGGAACTGGTGGAGCTGATCACCGAAATTCGGCAGCGGACATCCGCAGCGCCGGTGTCGCAGTGGCGAACGCGCGCCCGCATCGAGCAATCCGGCCGCGAACATCAGCAGATGGTCGATGCGATAGAGAGACGCGACACCGATGGTCTGATGGAGTTGACGCGCAGGCACATTCTTCAAGCCTGATCGGCCTCGGTGACGCCGGCAGCTGATGCTGGAACTAGGCATAACCGGAAATCGCTGGAGTGTGCATTTTTCACCATCTCCGGCGGCGGCCTTGTGCCCTGATGCAATGGCGCCGCCTGGAGTTTTGACGCCGTGCCATCCCAAGCATCCGCAGCCGGTTGATATCCCCATATCACGCACCCCGTATCGACAGCCGTCCTCCATCCGCAAGCTCATCCGCGCGTTCGTTGCCTGATATGCCGGAATGGCCCTTGCACCAGGCAATGGCTACGAGAGCGTTCCGGGATAGCTGAAGATCGACCGCTTTCCAGAGTGCCGCATTGGCGATCGTCCGGCTTCGGGCATTCCCATTCGGATTGCTTTTCTTCCAGCCATTGTTCTTCCAGATATGCCGCCTGTCGTTGCAGCCTTTGACGGCATAGATGGAATCCGACCAGATGGTCGCGGCTTCGCCCACTGCTTCGCTGTTGATCCACATGACTGCCTTCAAGACGGCGGTCAATTCCATCGAATTATTGGCGGAATCACGCACCCCGCCGAAACTGGACGCGATTTCCGCAGCATCGCGATAGACGACAAAAGCCCAGCCTCCGTGCCCCGAACCGGGGTCAAAACAACCGTCCACGAAGACGTGGAGACCATGTTTGGCTTCCGGTATTCCGGCTGTCGTTGCGGGAGAGAGTAGTTCGTTGGAAATGCCTGCCATTCTAGCCGCCCTTCTCACATCCGCGCGCCCGAAGCGGACATTGGAATTGCAGCTTCCCCTTGTGTCAACTATTGACGACGGTGGCGCCGACAGCGCCTATTGCCGGTGTGAAACTGTGAGGGGCAGCGTCATGGACAATCCGTTAAGCGGTGCCGGCAAGCGTGATCATGCCGTGACCGTTCGCCGTATTCTCAAGGTCAATCACGCCGGCGAATTCGGCGCAATTCGCATCTACGGGGCACAGATCTGGATGGCGCGCCGGCTGTTTCCTGAGATCGTGCCCGCACTTCGTGACATGCGGGACGACGAGATCGAGCATTGCCGCCTGTTTCGCGACGCGATGCCATCCAGGAATGCCAAGCCATGTCGCGTCATGGCGTTCTGGAGCCTCGGCGGTTATCTGCTCGGCTTCCTGACGGCCCTCGGCGGACGCAACGTGGTCTGGATCTGCACCGAGGCGGTCGAAAGCACAGTTCATCGCCACCTTGAAGATCAATTGGCCTTCCTCAAGAACCGCGATCCACAGCTTCACGGCCTCATTGCCGCGATCCAGGAAGAGGAATTGGCGCACCTCAGGGAGGCTGAAAGAAACCAGACAAAACGCGGCATCGGCCACGCCTTGCTTCTGCCAGTTGTGGCCGCGCTCACCGACCTGATGATCTGGCTCTCGACATGGGGAGACTCAAGCTGGATGCGCGCCGAAATGGCGCGCACCAGACGGGCTTAGTGGTCTAGCTGCCCTTCTGATGCCTTTCAGTCGTCACTGGTCTCCGCTTGGCCCAAAGCCGCCATTGCTCCGGGCCAAAGACTTTAATGATCTGTAGATGGCGACGGCGAAGTCAGTTGTTCGCAAATCGCTTCGGAGGCTCGGCCAGGTTGATCCGGTTGCCCTCATCATCGAATAGCTGAGCCACGGCCCCAAAGTCGCCTTCCACTCTGTTGGTGAGTTGCAAGCCCTGACGCGAAAGCCTTTCGAGCTCAACCTCAAGCTCGGGGACAACGATCGTTATGATCCCGTTGCCGGCGCGTTTGTCATCCTTCCAGACCTGCAGGCCGGCCCCGCCCATGTTACGCCACTGAGCCATGCCCGGTATCGGTTTGCTATCTGCGGGACGTCCCATGAGCTTCTCATACCAGATGAGCGCCTCGTCAAAGTTGGAAACAGTAGCGGAGGCGAAGATGCTCTGGACAGTTATTGAAGTGGTGGTCATGTCGTACTCCTTGGTTTGACAAATGGATGTCGTGCCGGAGTTCTTGATTTCGACAGGCGCCGCGAAAAAACTTCGCGGTCAACACAATACGTTTGAGCGCTGTTCTTCGAGATGGCGTCGTTCTGCCTCGGACCAACACAATCCGATGGCGACCGTGAAAGCTTCGGCCGCCTCGACATGCCTGCCTAGATCGGCGCAAATCTGCGCGCGGGCCGTCCAATAGGGCAGGTAGTCGGCCATCCGCGGATCGGCGGCAAGCGCATGTATGTGACCAAGAGCCGCCTCTGCTTGGCCTATCCGCACGAGAGCCACGGACCGATTGAGCGTCACGACGGGCGACGGAGCAATCCTGCCCAGCACGTCATAGAGGGAAACCAAGGCGTGCCAGTTTGAGATGCCGCTCAAACGGCGCGCGACATGGGCCGACTGGATGGCTGCCTCGATCTGGTAGCGGCCGGTCGGACCGTTTGCATTCGCCTCACGCAGGAGGCCTTCGGCGAGGCGCAATCGCTTGTGATCCCAAAGTCCGACATCCTGGCCGTCCAGCGGCACGAAGGCACCATCGGGGCTTCTGCGGGACGACCGCCGCGCCTCGCTATAAAGCATCAGCGCAAGAAGACCTTTCGGCTCAGGCTCTTGCGGAAGCAGGGATACAACCACGCTTGCAAGCCAGATTGCCTCTTGTCCAAGCGCTTGCGCCCCGTCGATGTCCATCCATCCACTCGTATAGGCGGCGTAGATGGAGGCGAGCACCGGCGGCAGGCGGTGCGACAGTTCCTCTTTTTCCGGCACGAGGAACGGAATTTTCTCATCCTTGATCCTCGCCTTGGCTCTTACAAGCCTCTGTCCCATGGCCCTCGGCGAAACGAAAAACCGCGCGGCGATATCTGCCGCGGTCAGGCCCAGCACGGTCTGGAGGATCAGCGGCGTTCGCGCCGAGACATCGATGTCAGGATGTGCACAGGCAAACATGAGCGCCAGGCGCCTGTCCGCAATGTCCCCATCCATTTTCGCCGCTGACGAGAGTTCCTCGGCGATGAGAGCGAGATGATCGGCACTCTTCGCCTTCACCTTGTCCTTGCGCCAGTCGTCGAGCTTGCGCCTCCGCGCGATCGTCAACAGCCAGGCATCCGGGTTGTCGGGCACGCCATCGACAGGCCATTTTTCGAGGGCCGTCAGGAAAGCCGTCGCGAGCGCATCCTCGGCGGACGCGAGGTCACCCAAGCGCCCACTGAGATAGGAGACGAGACGGCCATAGCTCTCGCGCGCCACCCGCTCTGCAGCGGTGCGGCCAACGGTGGAACCCGAAACAGTCATCCTGCATATTCCGATGAATCCCTGATACGACGAACCTCCACCGTTCCCCAGGTCGCGGCAGGGCAGCGTGCCGCCCATTTGTTGGCTTCGTCCGTATCGGCGACGTCAATGATAAAGTACCCACCGAACTGTTCGCGAACATCGGCATAGGGGCCATCCAGGACGCTGATCTCATTACCCTGGACGCGAACGAGACTTGCCTCAGAGGAACTGACGAGCGCATTGCTGGAGACGAATGCTGCCGCTTTCTCCAGCGCTTGTTGATAGGCATACATCTGGCCCATGAAGCGCACCATGTCCTCCGGCTCTATGGACCTCCCGGCAGCTTCGTCGGCATGCAGCATCAGCATGTAGCGCATTAGCTTTATCCTCAATGAAGGCCAATCCCCCGCAGGAGCGAGCGGCAAGAATAACAATTCGGGTGGAGAAGGGAACTGCCGTTAATGGCTTCAGTATGCGCTTCGGACGCAAAGCAGTCGCGACTTCCCCTAAGGGAAGATCACCGCTTCTTCTGGATAAGATCTCGAAAATGCGGTAGGAATTTATCCGAGCTTATTAAGAGAAACACGTTAAGAGCCCAACGCGCGGCGGATGGACGCCGCCTTTGACTGATGGACACTTTCTCATTCCCGGACGACGCCGTGAAACGCCGAAACCTGTCTCTTGCTCTTCTGCTTGCGTTGGCAGCCCCCGCCGCCGCGCAGTCCGGCAGCCTCTGCAGCGACCTGCGCGGCCGGCTGGCCGACCTGCCGCGATCGATCGGCAACAATAACGGGCCGGAAGCACGCCAATATGCCAGCGCCATGGCCGAGCAGAACCTCGAGCTGCGCAAGGTGCGAAACGATATGCGCAGCTACGGCTGCACTTCGGGCAGCATGGTCGTGATCGGCGGCGAGAATGCCGATTATTGCGCGGAGCTCTCGGAGGCCGAAGCCCGGATGATCGACAATATCCGCTATCTCCAGGATCGCCGCGATGAGCTGCGCAGCCAGGGGGATGACGGTGCGCGCCGCGAACTGATGGCCGCTCTGGAGCGCAACGGCTGCAACAGCGAGAATTTCTATGCGCCGTCCGAGCGCAGCGCCAACGATCCCGCCCCCAGCATCGAGGAACAGGCGATGCGCGGCGACACTTTCATTCCACTCGGCGGCGGTGAAGAGTTCGATCCGCGTTACGGCCTGCCACAGGCCGAGATGCTTTCACCCGTCAGCACCATGTGCGTGCGCAGCTGCGACGGCGGCTTCTTCCCCATCAGCTCGAACGCCACCTCGGTCGATTTCGGCCGGGACGCCGAGACCTGCGCCAAGATGTGTCCCGGCATTGAAACTGAGCTCTTCTACCGCGATGTGACCAGCACCGAAGCCTCCAACATGATCTCGGTCGCCACAGGCACGCCCTACAGCGCCATGAAGAACGCATTCGCCTACAAGAACCGCGCACCCGGCGAGAAAAACGCCTGCGCCTGCAATCTCACCGCCTATTATGATGAGATGCGCGGCAAACAGGCACTCGGCCAACCGCCGCAGCAGGGCTCGATCACCACCATCCGCGCCAAACCGTCGGCCAAAGATGGCGCGGCAGCCTCGCCGCCGCAGCCATCCGTCCCGGAACGTCCTTACGACCCCACGCAAAACAAGGTCCGCCAGGTCGGCCCGCAATTCCTTGCCGGCGACCAAGGCACGATCGATCTTGCCAACCCGGCAAC from Rhizobium lentis carries:
- a CDS encoding M20 family metallopeptidase; this translates as MQNSDAVWEIVERKRAAFFELSDRIWDIPETNYLEHQSAEEHARMLEREGFRVERGIAGLPTAVMGEAGEGGPVIAILGEFDALPGLSQEAGIAEQRPLVDGGNGHGCGHNMLGAGSMLAAAAVKDFLAESGLKGRVRYYGCPAEEGGSSKGFMVRAGVFDDVDIAISWHPAAFAGVNNPISLACNEINFHFSGRASHASATPHLGRSALDAVELMNVGVNYMREHMPSTARIHYAITDAGGGAPNVVQARATVRYLVRARTLPELLSLVARVKKVAEGAALMTETTVRSEIVSGDANLVGNTPLEECMFAHLQRLGPPVFDDADRETARKFQLTFNSEDIAASYGRFALKPKEDEPLCEEIFPLNAGDGTLVGSTDVGTVSWVVPTVQMRGATYAVGTPGHSWQLVAQGKLPAAHKGTEHAAKVMASTAADLIGNPALVEAAKADHRARLERTPFVNPIPDDVKPPLPEKADA
- a CDS encoding GntR family transcriptional regulator yields the protein MNSLESGATAQAQEPQTSDVTELILQDILAGRLPPGTWLKQIDLERRYNCTRPEVRRALDRLVQKRLVEHIPNRGYHVHEQDGRRAQEVSDIRVILEVAVSDRIVANASEADIANLRVLASRFDDLVLNGTMLELYEANLAFHRHLLALAGNQELVELITEIRQRTSAAPVSQWRTRARIEQSGREHQQMVDAIERRDTDGLMELTRRHILQA
- a CDS encoding ribonuclease H family protein; amino-acid sequence: MAGISNELLSPATTAGIPEAKHGLHVFVDGCFDPGSGHGGWAFVVYRDAAEIASSFGGVRDSANNSMELTAVLKAVMWINSEAVGEAATIWSDSIYAVKGCNDRRHIWKNNGWKKSNPNGNARSRTIANAALWKAVDLQLSRNALVAIAWCKGHSGISGNERADELADGGRLSIRGA
- a CDS encoding demethoxyubiquinone hydroxylase family protein: MDNPLSGAGKRDHAVTVRRILKVNHAGEFGAIRIYGAQIWMARRLFPEIVPALRDMRDDEIEHCRLFRDAMPSRNAKPCRVMAFWSLGGYLLGFLTALGGRNVVWICTEAVESTVHRHLEDQLAFLKNRDPQLHGLIAAIQEEELAHLREAERNQTKRGIGHALLLPVVAALTDLMIWLSTWGDSSWMRAEMARTRRA
- a CDS encoding VOC family protein produces the protein MTTTSITVQSIFASATVSNFDEALIWYEKLMGRPADSKPIPGMAQWRNMGGAGLQVWKDDKRAGNGIITIVVPELEVELERLSRQGLQLTNRVEGDFGAVAQLFDDEGNRINLAEPPKRFANN
- a CDS encoding RNA polymerase sigma factor — translated: MTVSGSTVGRTAAERVARESYGRLVSYLSGRLGDLASAEDALATAFLTALEKWPVDGVPDNPDAWLLTIARRRKLDDWRKDKVKAKSADHLALIAEELSSAAKMDGDIADRRLALMFACAHPDIDVSARTPLILQTVLGLTAADIAARFFVSPRAMGQRLVRAKARIKDEKIPFLVPEKEELSHRLPPVLASIYAAYTSGWMDIDGAQALGQEAIWLASVVVSLLPQEPEPKGLLALMLYSEARRSSRRSPDGAFVPLDGQDVGLWDHKRLRLAEGLLREANANGPTGRYQIEAAIQSAHVARRLSGISNWHALVSLYDVLGRIAPSPVVTLNRSVALVRIGQAEAALGHIHALAADPRMADYLPYWTARAQICADLGRHVEAAEAFTVAIGLCWSEAERRHLEEQRSNVLC
- a CDS encoding YciI family protein is translated as MRYMLMLHADEAAGRSIEPEDMVRFMGQMYAYQQALEKAAAFVSSNALVSSSEASLVRVQGNEISVLDGPYADVREQFGGYFIIDVADTDEANKWAARCPAATWGTVEVRRIRDSSEYAG